The Thermincola ferriacetica genomic sequence CCTATTTTGTTTTATCAAAACCGATTGGACGTCAGGGTAACAGGGTTTTCAGAGAAATCCCCAACCGGTATGGAATTTTTTCACAACCGACCCTTGAGTTAATGCCCGGAGAATATATAGATGAGGTAGTTTTCCTGGAACCTATGGACCCGAAGGAAAAGTCGGCACGGTTTATTTTTGGTTCCGATTTAAATATTGCTGACACCGAAAAACCATATATTTTGGATATTTCCTGGTAACGGCCCGCCTGTTGAAACAAAGCGCAACAGGCGGGTATTTTATTATTTCCAGTGGAGAATAATAAGTGGAGAACAAGACTTGTGTAGGAAAAGCAATCAAAGTATACAGGGAAGATAAGAAAGATGCCGCAGGTGGCTAATAATATTGTTAAAGTGGCGCCCTTAATGGCAAAAATGGGATGCTCCCGCATACTTGACTTTGGCGCCGGAACATTTCGCAATACCAGGTATTTACAGGGATTGGGCTTTTCGGTAATAGCGGTGGAAAAAACGCCGGTCATTGAGAAATTCGCCCGGTTTAAACCGGGCGAAAACCAGATTATAAGCGTGATTTCGCCGGCGGTTATAGAAACCTGGCCGGGCACTTTTGATGCGGTGGTTTGCACCTTTGTTATGAACCTGCTGGATAATGCCACAAATTCACGGCTGGTATCAATTTTTCAGGATATACTTAAAAGGGACGGTTTAGTTTTTGTCGAGGTAAAGGAAATGCGTACCGCCCGCACTTCTAACGGTATGACTTTAACGGCATTAGACCGGTTATTTTTAAACAGGGGATTTTTCCGCCTGGCTGATTTCCGCGGCTGTTATTCGATAGGCGCTCTGTACAGGAGAATATAAATGTACGGACAGGGATAAATGATTCCTCCGCTCCGGTCAAAGTCTCTTACTGCATAACCGCTCCCGCTTACGCGGATTGCGGACTGATGGATGATCGATTAAGCCCGCTCAAGTTTTTGTGTTTTATGATATTTTGGTTCCGGTCTGTTATAAATTTTTTTTTGTTCAGAGGTAAGTTCTGTCGGTGCAAGATAATTATTTTGCGGTTTTGTATCAAATAAAGAGGGATGGCCGAGTTTGGCGGCAACCGTTGTTGTAACCAATCCGTATGCAGCATGGCTGACCATGTATGAAAGATTACTGGCTGCATCTTTCGGTCTTATTTGGTTTATGGGTAAAGTGCCCAAAACAA encodes the following:
- a CDS encoding class I SAM-dependent methyltransferase; translated protein: MPQVANNIVKVAPLMAKMGCSRILDFGAGTFRNTRYLQGLGFSVIAVEKTPVIEKFARFKPGENQIISVISPAVIETWPGTFDAVVCTFVMNLLDNATNSRLVSIFQDILKRDGLVFVEVKEMRTARTSNGMTLTALDRLFLNRGFFRLADFRGCYSIGALYRRI